The Verrucomicrobium spinosum DSM 4136 = JCM 18804 DNA segment AACCGTTGCCGGGCAAGAAGACAGCCAGTGCGTCAGTAACCCTGCCTTCACCGTTTTTGCACCTTTCCGCTTCATGAAACGCAAACGCACCCTCCTCTCCTGCCTGCTGCCTCTGGCGCTGGCCACTGCCGCCCTCTCGCAAAGCCCACCCCCCCATCTGGGCGCAGGTGCCAAGCCTGAAGAGGGTGCGGAAGTCATTCTGGATGGCTCCCGCCAGATGCTGGATGAGAAGTGGACCTACTGGGAGGGGCCACGCTTCGCCTCCGCCCTGCCCATCAAGTGGAAGGTGGTGGAAGACCCGGTGGACGGCGGCTCCGCCATCATGACAGACGACCGCGCGGCGGACAAAGGCAAGTACGGCGCGGCGGACATCGTGACCAAGAAGCCGTACCGCGACTTCCGCCTGCACATTGAGTTTTACATCACCAAGCCGGGCGGCAACAGCGGGGTGTACCTGCAGAACCGGTATGAGATCCAGGTGCTGGACGGCGACAAGACCAAGCACGGCATGGGTGCGGTGATCAATGAGACCGAATCCCCGTATGACGCCTACCTCGGCGTGGGCAAGTGGAACAGCTATGACATCGTCTTCCGCGCGGCCCGGTTCGAGGACGGCAAGCTGGTGGAGAAGCCGCTGGTCACAATGTACTTCAACGGGAAGAAGGTGCACAAGAACGTGGCCATCAGCAAGGTCTGGGGCGGCCCCAACTCCGGCGTGGATGGAGGAAATAACAACGGGTTCGGCATCACGGACACCCCGCAGGGTCTGAAGCTCCAGTGCGAAGGCCACGATGTGAGGTATCGGAACGCGTGGATCAAGGAGCTGAATCTGAAAAAGGCGGACACGGATTTTTAGCCCCCTTCGGGGGCAGACGCCAGACTAAAAGACACCAGACTTCAGACCTGAGCTGGCATCTGGATGAGCACGCCCAGTGGAGGAGTCTGTAAAAGGAGCAAGGGCCATTCTTGTCACGGGCCGGTGCAGGCACCCCATGAGATGGCCTCTCTCCCTCGCTGCCAAAAAATCTGGGTTGTAGGGCGACCGCTCCGGTTGCCACACCGGGAGACGTTCGCGGCAAGCGGAGCGCTCGCCCTACAACAGGTCACGCGCTGGATGTGCTGGTCAGTAAAAGGAGCAAGGGACACTCTTATTCCGGTCGCGTGCAAGCGCCCGATGAGGCTGCCTCTCTCCCGCGCTGCCAAAAAATCTGGGTTGTAGGGCGACCGCTCCGGTTGCCACACCGGGAGACGTTCGCGGCAAGCGGAGCGCTCGCCCTACAACAGGTCACGCGCTGGATGTGCTGGTCAGTAAAAGGAGCAAGGGCCATTCTTGTCCCGATTGGAAGGGCATCACTGAGGTGGCTGCCCCACTTGCTCCGCTTCCAGAGCCGGTTGGGACAACCGGACTACCCCGCAGGCGACAGCTGAAAAGTAGTGCCGGGCTTTAGCCTGGCGTTGTTTGGGGTGGAATCGCGCGACTGAACAGTCCCGCATGCGGGACTGTGACTACTTTGCCCCGCCCCCGACCTCAGGTTTTGCGTCTTGTGTCTCCTTCACAGCCGACTTCCCCGCCACGCTCAGCCACACCCGGGAGACCTCATTCACCAGACGGTCTCCGCGAGGCTCCACCCCACGCAGGTCATAGACAGCTTTATACTCCGCTGCGGCATCGGGCGGGGAGGTTTTGACCACCACCTCCACCGGCCCGCTAAAGGAAACAACTTCCGCCGTCGCGGCCAGCTTCAGCGTCACCTCGCCGCCCTTCTTTCCGGGAACCTCAACCTCCGTCACGGCCACACCGGCGGGCAGGCCGGTGACAGTCGCCGTCAGCTTGCCCTTGAACTCGCCCGTCACGGCAGCAGTCAGTTTCAGATCCGCTGTCTTGCCGGCCTCGAGTTTCAAAGCGTTTTCCGCGAGCGTGCCCAGCACCACCGGCCGCACGGGCACCACAGACGCGGGACTGATCTGCACCTGATAAACAAAATCCCATCCGCCGCGCTGGAAGCGGTCGCTGATGGCCAGCACAAACTTCCCGTCCACAGGAGCCTTCCAGTTCAGCACAGGGTCAAAGTTCCCCTCCTTCGCGTCATCGGCCTGACCGATCAGCGTGCCCTGGAGATTCTCGACCCGGAGCCACGCGTCCAGCGGTGCATGTAAAGTCGAAGAGGCGACCTTGAACAGATAGGTCTCCCCTTTCTTGGTCGCGAACATGAGCCGGTCCTCGTCACCCGGCGTTTGCAGCACACCCTGCCAGGTGACGGCTCCCGCAGGGGTCAGCACGTTCACCTCCGCCTCCTTGGCCGTTTGGTTGGGTTCGGTCTCCAACACCGTCTCCCCATCGTGCAAGGCGACACGCAATGGCCCGGGGCCGGAGTTCATGATTTCCACGAACTCAGCACCGGGCGCGGCTGTCGTGGCATCCACCTCAATGGCCGGCCCTCTGAAGCCCCCTGCACCGCAGTTCCAGCCCAGCGTTTGCACAGACGACTTCGTGCCCCGTTTTACCCCGGGTGGCCAAGCCAGCCGCGGTGTCGGCTCCTGGGTCATCGTCAGCCGATACACATGGTCCGGGCTTCCCTTCAAGTTCACGTCGGCCGCAGGAGGGTGCGCATAACCCAGCACCTGGACGACATAAGTGCCCGCCTTCTTGATCTCATAGGCGATCTGCGGATCCAGGTTGTAGGAGTCATGCCCCAGTGCCAGCTCGGTGCCGTGCTCATCCAGCAGCCGGATCGCAGGATCCATCTGCGAACCGAGGCCATAGCCATGCAGCACCGCCACGAGCCACTGGCCGGCCTTGGCCGTGAACTTGAAGGCATCAGCATCGCCCGCCTTGTCGAGACGGCCGTTCACCGTCACGGGCAACACGGCGAGCGCTTGGGCCGTCGCGCGCGCATCGTCATTGGGCTCCGCGTCCATGGCCTCCCCCACCGATGCCGCGCCTACCATGAAGGTCTTGGGCACGCTCGCTCCTTCAGCATTGTGGAAGCGTACCAGGTGCGGCCCTGGCGGCGTATCCGGAGCCAGGCTGACCTCAAAGACATTCGGCTTGGCCCCCGGCTGGAAAGTGATCCCGGGATGATCTGCCCACGCCGAGGGTGCCGTCTTTTCCACCGCTCCCGTCAGGGTTAAAGGAAACGTCGCGCCCGCCCGGCCGCCCGCGGGATACAGTGCGGTCACCGCTGGCGCCGCACCATGGAGCGCCCCCGCTGCCCAGCAGGGGGCAAGAAGGCTGAGAATCTGCCACAACCGCTTCATGAGGAGGCCGCAGGCGGTCAGGCAAAAAGCGGAGCGATGGGGCTGCCGCCGTTCACAAGCTGGACGGGCCGTCCCGTGTTCGTGTGCAACACCTGATGGGGGTTGATGCCCAGCTTGGTGTAGAGGGTGTTGGCGAAGTCCTCGGGGGAGTGCACGTCATC contains these protein-coding regions:
- a CDS encoding 3-keto-disaccharide hydrolase, coding for MKRKRTLLSCLLPLALATAALSQSPPPHLGAGAKPEEGAEVILDGSRQMLDEKWTYWEGPRFASALPIKWKVVEDPVDGGSAIMTDDRAADKGKYGAADIVTKKPYRDFRLHIEFYITKPGGNSGVYLQNRYEIQVLDGDKTKHGMGAVINETESPYDAYLGVGKWNSYDIVFRAARFEDGKLVEKPLVTMYFNGKKVHKNVAISKVWGGPNSGVDGGNNNGFGITDTPQGLKLQCEGHDVRYRNAWIKELNLKKADTDF